The following is a genomic window from Canis lupus baileyi chromosome 18, mCanLup2.hap1, whole genome shotgun sequence.
CATGAAATATTGGATAAGCCAAAGCGGGAAGAAATCTTCATAGTCATTAATCTTTGCAATGGGAGTTCTCAGGTTCCAGAATATCTTCTTTAGGAGCTTTTTGGGGTCCAGTGGAACAACCCAAGCACTGTTCATCTTCCTTCTGATTCCATGTTGCTTGACTCAAGAGTTCAGAGCACCCCCTTTCATCCCAGGTGTTTCTTTCCTCTGGGGCTGGAATGCCCCCACTGAACTTTGTGCTAAAAGGTTTAATGTGCAGCTAGATCTGAATCTTTTCTCTCTGATAGGAAGCCCTCTAAAAGGCGTCATAGGACAAGGCATTGCATTATTTTATTCTGACAGACTGGGCTACTATCCCCACATAAATAAAACGACTGGCAAAATTGTGAATGGAGGAATCCCCCAATTGGGATCCTTAAAAAAGCACTTGGACAAAGCCAAGAAAGATATTTCCCATTACATAGAAACAGACAGCGTGGGCTTGGCTGTCATTGACTGGGACTGCTGGAGGCCTAACTGGGAAAGAAACTGGAGACCTAAACATATATACAAGGAACAGTCTATTGACTTGGCTCAGCAACAACATATACACCTTAATCTCACAGAGGTCACCAAGATAGCCAAGGCAGATTTTGAAAAGGCAGGAAAATGTTTCATGCAAGAGACTTTAAAGTTGGGAAAGTTCCTTCGGCCAAACTATTTATGGGGTTTCTATCTTTATCCTGATTGCtacaattataattataaaagtcCCAATTACAATGGAAGTTGCTTTGATatagaacagagaagaaatgatgAGATCAACTGGTTGTGGAAGGAAAGCACAGCCCTTTTCCCATCCATTTATTTGAACAGCAAATTAAAATCTTCTCCATTCGCTGCTCTTTATGTCCGCAATCGTGTTTTGGAAGCCATTAGGGTTTCTAAagtaaaaaatgttaaacatcCACTTCCGATCTTTGTATATGCCCGTCCAGTTTTTACTGATGTGTTGTTGAAATATCTTACAGAGGTGAGTAAATCAAGGCATGAGGCCTATGAACTAGTGTCCACAAAAGGTGTTTAGTGGAATCCAACATCATTTTCAAAGGGAGTGAGATTTAGCTTTTAATATCCTTTAGGAATATTCACATTGGTGACTGTACACTGTTATACGcatatgaaaaagaatatatttcattttaatgtaatcatATAATATCTTAAGAACAATAAAAAACTAGGTAGAGTAGACAATATAGTAACTCAGttcctttttttgctttcatGGGTTTTGCTCTTTTATCAATAGAAGCAATTaaaacaataacagaaaaatctgtaatttgttatagtagcaTAGTGGTGGCAACAAGGATAGAAATAAATAGTGGGGAAGACTTAAATTATTATTGTTGAGCCAGAATTCTTAGCTTTGGTGTTATTTTGTTATgcatagtatttctattttatttgttaactCTTTTTGTCACATTCGCCAGGAGGATCTTGTGAATACAATCGGTGAATCAGTTTCTCTAGGTGTCTCTGGAATGGTAATGTGGGGAAGCCTCAATTTAACCCAAAATGTGGTAAGTTGAATTGATAGGAAATAGATGAAAACATTTCCACTTTTAATGTGTTTGAGGATTGTTGTGAGtactgaataataaaataagtactatgcttggcacatagtggtAGGTGCTTAATTAATACTGGTTGCATTAAACTATCCTTCCTTTGTGTGGTTATGTTATAAGGCAGAAAATTTTGTACCTGTTAtccaatgaggaaacagaaattcaGTGAAATTGACTGAAATTCTCTAGGCTATCTGGCTAGTAAGTGGCAAAAAACAGGACTACAACCTCAGTTTTCTGACAcgatgtttgtttttttgtgatatGTCTCATCTTAAAAAGCCTATGAACTAGCCAATGAAAGAATAGtcaattcttttattcattcaattactatttattaagcacttactttacttattcatttagtTATTCAGTGGAAGTTTATTACAAGGGCCAGCAATGATGGCCATGGGCCAAATCTGACCTACTTGCTTTTGTACAGCTCATGGGCTAAGaatgattttacctttttaaatagaTGAGGAAAAGCCCCAAAATGATAGTATTTAAAATACGTGAGAATTCTGTAAGATTTAAATTTCAGCGTCTATTAGTAAAGTTCTATTGGAGTATAGGCATGCTCCTTAGTTTCagtgtctatggctgcttttgcagtataaagaaataattgaatagTTATGGCAGAGACTGTATCATTCAAAAccccaaaatatttactgtctgcccctttacagaaaatgtttgctgacacTCGGTTTATTGAACATCTCTTTTGATTAAGTGCCAGATAATTCTGTAAGTGCTAAAAAATGTAGCAGTGAACAAAGCAAAGTCCCATCACCATGAAGCTCCATCTTTACAAGTGGAAATGCAACATATACGGATAGGATATATTAGGTAGTGATAAGTGCAATAGAGAGCAATGAAGCAGTGTAGGCAGGATAAAGAGAGATAAAATGGTGATACTTAAGATAGGGCAGTCACAGAAGGCCTCTCTGATGAGGTGCTGTTGGAACAGAGACCTGATGGAAATCAGGGACCAAGATGATAAGTGCAATAGCCTTCAGGCTGGAATGTGCTTGTCAAGAAAGACCGAGGAGGTCAGCATGACTGGAATACAGTAAGCAAGGAAGACAGGGGTAAGAGGTGTGGTCTGCAAGAAGACAGAGGGTCAGATGTAGGACTTCATGGGCCACCAGGGGGCTTTCACTCTGACATGGAAGGCCACGAGGAGATCTGAGAGGAAGAGTTGCAATCTCAAACATTTCTTATTTAGCTGAGCTGAAGATCCCTGGTGGAGGggcaagagcagaagcaggaagagaaagcagTTGATGGTTTAGACCATAGGTGCTGGTATGTGAATATAACCCAAAAGTAGAACTGAGAGGACTGACTGAGGGATTGGATGAGTAGGTTGGATAAAAGAAGTGTTTAAGATGACTGAGGCTTTTGGTTTGAAGGGCTTGCCTCTGAGATGGGAAAGACTTTAGGAGAAATGGTTTGGTGGGGTTGGGCAGGGAGGAAGCAAAAAGAGCCAGGCAGGAGTGGGGAAGGGGTGAATAGGCAACTGggaattttttgaaatattactAAATTGTTCAAAATTTCTCTAAGGGAGATGAAAAGGAATGCTTCTTTATTTTCCACAGGTTATATTTAGTATTatctattttaagtaaaattttgaataaaacttgttttgttagggaaaaaatggtaattttttttctgtatagatgacttgcttttattttcacataatGCACTTTCTTTAGctcaaaaagattttaagtatcACCCCCTagtcctttccctcttccttcattttcttccttgtttaGTTCTCTATAACAGGTCTTTCTTCCTCACCTCTTCAATCTTCTTGATTCAAACAAGAGTAAAGCTGTTACATGGCCACTACTGAATTGGAGCTCCACTTTTGCTTCTCTAACAGATGTGGAAATACTAGTGAGTTAGGTGCCATTGAGAATATCCTATGAAGCTCATGGTCCAGGGGTCTTATCCTAGGACCTATAGAGAAGACACTTCATACAACACTCTAAGACCAGAAGAGACCTTTTGTCTCTTGTCCTTCAATAGACTCATTGTATTGTTAACTCATTTCTAAAAGTACTCAGCAGTAGTCCTCATTATGAGATTCTTCCAAGTAATCTGAGTCCTACTACTTATTGGTAGAACTCTATTATCTCTGGCTTGATCACcaataaagagaaataacataaaatagaagTTAGGAGAAAGGGATATGTCCCTTTTGCAAAATCTTTCATGtcagaaaatcaattaaaaattataattctccTGAATATATTCCTGATTATCATTCACTGTTTCTCAAATATGTAAACACTCTTCTCAAGGGTCTTGTAATTCTTtaatggaataattttaaattctccatactacttccttttttatttttttccagaactgAGAACTCCACCCTTATTCTGATGAGGAATGAATCAGGCATTCCCCAATTAGTAGTATGGTGTGACATACTATTTCATTGTCACATATGGTCTTTCTTTTGCACTTTAATCTTAAATTTACCTTCTTCTCTCATTACTCTCAGATAATCTTTAGCATTGTTCATGCAGGGACAGTTCTTCAATTTAAATATGGCTATTGTCTACCTAATGACACTATCTTGAAATTGCCCCCTGTGGcctctgttttatatatttctgctACTTTTGAATGCTAGTTCTATCATTGCTTCCCCCTTTTTCTATGTCATTTGTAATCAATAGAATCATGGATTACTCATCTTATTTCCTCTGATTCGTTGACAACTTGAGAAGCTGGTAACTACAGGTTTAAAGACTGAAATTGACTTAAAACAATGGTTATCCAATGTAAGCAAACTATTTACACCCATTCCATTTTATTAGATCCATTGATGTGACAAGCAGCTTCTACTGGTCCCAGCTCATGAGACCTGATTGttgaatatttggaaattttgtgagctggttgttaaacacaACCATTATTAAAACTTAAATTACAAAAACTTAGAATggaataaatactgttaaaaacagaagtaataaatactcaaaatgtATTCGTTATGTACTTTACTACTATCCATAATCTTGAGGTTATGTATATCTAGTGTATCTATATAAGTGGAAATAGTATGTAATGATGTGCTTCTCCGTACCACACTACCATTATGCGTTCTTGATTCCCAATCACTCAGTGATGTTAAGTTGACAGCTTAAAATTGACCATGGCAGATGTATTTGCACAATGGATATTGACAAACATTGTAAACCAGGCCTTATCTTTAAGAAAGCCAGTTTCATATCCTTCCAAAGACTACATCTTGTATAGGCTAATCATTCTCAAACCATACTCATCCTTTACTCCTCTTTCTGCCCAGCTCTTGTCCCTGTGGTCACCCAGATTGTCATCTGAACTTCGTATAAATTCTCATATTGTGGCCCTGGGGATACACTGTTGAAGAATATTGACAAAGTCTCTGCAGTCATGGAGTTTATATTAATATTGGctggatagaaaaaaataaacaagagaaatatTTGATGTGATAAGTACTGTGcagagaattaaaatagaaagatgTGAGAAAGTAGATAGGAAAGGTGTCTGAGGTTTAATTAAAGCTGCAGTCTGAATGACAAGGTAAAGTGACTATGTTAAAAATTAGAGGAAAGAACATTCCAAGCAGGGAAACAAGTAAGTGCAGTTTGAAATGAACTTGCCATGCTTAAGAAACAACTACTAGGCATAGTGGGTAAGGGAGGGGTGTTCAAGAGGAAGGAAGGGTTACCTCACATGAGGCTGTATTAAAATCAGGAGAAATGGAATTTTGTTATAAACACTATGTAAAACTAGGATTAAGAAGAGgttttcgggatgcctgggtggctcattggttgagcgtctgccttcggctcagggcgtgatcccaggactctgggatagtTCTGTAGTTTAGAAGTCTGGCATGGGTCTTATtgggctaaaataaaaatgttggtaGGGTTGCATTCCTTTCCACGGGATGATCTTCTCTTACCTATTTGGGTTGTTGgtagaattcatttccttgtggtGGTAGCAACAAGATGTCTGTTTTCTGGCAGGCTATGGCTAAGGTCATTTCTGCTTCTAGAGGTCACTGCATTCTTTAGTTCTTGGCCCTCCCTTCTagcttcaaagccagcaatgctAGATTGAGTCTCCTTTACCTTTGAATTTGTtatctttcttccatctcattttttttttttaaatcccagccAGAAAAGTTTCTACATTTCTAAAGGACTCACAAGATTAGGTTGAGCCCAGCCAGATAACTCAAGATAATCTCTCCATCTGAAGATCCATACTCTTATCTGTAATAATATGTGTAATATTCTTTTTGCCATGCAAGGTAGCATAGTCATGGGTTCTGGGGCATTAGGGAATGGACATTCTCGGAAGGCCCTATTCTTCTTACCATCAATGGTGTCACCTCAAGGAATATAACGAGATAGATTCAAGTGTAAGCTGCCAAGATTCCTCTACTTGCCTTCTGATCTACTACCACCTTCCTCTGGTTTGCTGGAGGATTAGCACAGCCATCTCACTCAATGGAACTATGGATTATGAAAGAAAGGGAGTGACTATCTTCTGTGTTGTTAAAAAGACAGCATCCCAGTTTTAGAATGCACCAGTAT
Proteins encoded in this region:
- the SPAM1 gene encoding hyaluronidase PH-20, with translation MGVLRFQNIFFRSFLGSSGTTQALFIFLLIPCCLTQEFRAPPFIPGVSFLWGWNAPTELCAKRFNVQLDLNLFSLIGSPLKGVIGQGIALFYSDRLGYYPHINKTTGKIVNGGIPQLGSLKKHLDKAKKDISHYIETDSVGLAVIDWDCWRPNWERNWRPKHIYKEQSIDLAQQQHIHLNLTEVTKIAKADFEKAGKCFMQETLKLGKFLRPNYLWGFYLYPDCYNYNYKSPNYNGSCFDIEQRRNDEINWLWKESTALFPSIYLNSKLKSSPFAALYVRNRVLEAIRVSKVKNVKHPLPIFVYARPVFTDVLLKYLTEEDLVNTIGESVSLGVSGMVMWGSLNLTQNVQICTELDAYIKNKLNPYIINVTLAAKMCSQVLCQDQGVCIRKHWNSNDYLHLNPVNFAIQLERSGRYTVQGKPTLEDLQLFSKKFYCACYANTQCKERVDLTDIHTVKVCVGEDVCIDVYLNSVPSGHPSDWKGKYVTSSNIFSAMPPPATGPPCVPGRDLNRCLKARFIVEDNSKTTQTGYQSIHIKNKKQ